The sequence below is a genomic window from Brevibacillus agri.
AGGGCGCAGGGGACGCCGACGTCAACCTCTGCGGCCGTTTGCAGAAAGGAGAGGCTGCCTGTGACACCTTTTACCTCCCATCCGCTCTTCAGGAGCAGCTTGGAATCACCCCTGGGAGATGCGCTTTGCCAAAGCACCGGAAAGCGAAGGAGGCAAGCGCAACGAAGGGAAGCGTCAGACGTAAACAATAAGAAATACGCACACATAAAAATGGGCAAGGAGTTAAGCAAATGAGAGAACAAACCAACGACAATCGTACCAAACTGGGAGACTGGCGCCCGTTTTTTCAATTAATCATGCAGACGAAGCCGTCCAAGCTGAAAATCGGTGTCGCGCTGTTCATGAGTGTGGCGACGACACTGGTCAGCCTGGTCATTCCGCTGTTTACCAAAGACCTGGTGGACAGCTTTACGCTCTCGTCCATCAGCCGAGGCCAAATCGTGCTGTTAATGGTCGCCTTCATCGCGCAGGCCATCGCCAGCGGGCTGTCCATCTATTTGCTCAACCACGTCGGCCAGAGCATCGTCGCGGCTCTGCGCGACCGACTGTGGAAAAAGCTGCTCGTCCTGCCCGTCTCCTATTACGACAACCACCGGACAGGGGAGACGATCAGCCGGATGACGAATGACACAGGAGTCGTCAAAGGACTTATCAGCGAGCACCTCGCCAGCTTTTTCACCGGAATCATCGCGATTATCGGCTCCGTGGCCACGCTTTTGTACCTGGACTGGCAAATGACGCTGACCATGCTGATCGCCGTTCCGCTGTCTGTGGCGATTCTCGTGCCGCTGGGCAGACAGATGTACAAAATTTCCAAAGGGCTGCAGGACGAGACGGCGAGCTTCACGACGATCATGAATCAAGTGTTGTCAGAGGTGCGGCTTGTCAAGGCGTCGAATGCCGAGCCACATGAGTACGAGGCAGGGAAAAAGGGAATTGCCAACCTGTTTCGCTTCGGCCTGAAGGAAGGCCAGGTACAGGCGATGATCGCGCCGTTGATTTCGTTTGTGCTGATGGTTTTGCTCGTCGTCATTATGGGCTACGGCGGAATGCGCGTCGCTTCGGGAGCGCTCTCCGCCGGCGAACTGGTCGCGTTTATTTTGTACCTGGTGCAAATCATCATGCCGATGGGGCAGTTCACGCAATTTTTCACCCAGTTGCAAAAGGCAATGGGCGCGACGGAGCGAATCATTGCTACACTAGAGGAGCCGGAAGAGGATCACCAGAGCGGACGGACCGTGGAAAATGCCGCCTTGCCGATTGTAGTGGAGAACGTGAGCTTTTCCTATGAAAACGGGGAAAACATTCTCGATAACGTCAGCTTCACGATTCCGGCCGGGAAGGTGAGTGCGATTGTCGGGCCGAGCGGCAGCGGCAAGACGACCTTGTTTTCCTTGGTCGAGCGCTTTTACAAGCCGGATAGCGGCGTAATCAGGTTGGGCAGCGATCCGATCGACGCGTTTTCCCTGGCGTCCTGGCGCAGCAAAATCGGCTACGTCTCGCAAGAAAGCCCGCTGATCGCCGGCACGATCCGGGAAAACATCTGCTACGGCATTTCCCGCGAGGTGACGGAAGCAGAGCTGAAACAGGCCGCCGCCATGGCCTACGCGGATCAGTTCATCGACGAACTGCCGGACGGCTACGAGACGCAAGTAGGCGAGCGGGGCGTCAAACTCTCCGGCGGACAGCGCCAGCGCATCGGCATCGCCCGCGCCCTGCTGCGCGATCCGCAAATTTTGATGCTCGACGAGGCGACGTCCAGCCTCGACAGCAAATCGGAAATCATCGTGCAAAAAGCGCTGCAAAATCTGATGAAGGGACGCACCACGCTCGTGATCGCGCATCGGCTGTCGACGGTGGTGGACGCGGACCAGATCATCTTTTTGGAAAAAGGAAAAATTACGGGCATGGGGACGCACGAGCAACTGTTTGATTCGCATGACATGTACCGGGAGCTGGCCAGCCAGCAATTGCTGATGAAAGAAAGGATGCTGACGACATGACCAGAATCATGGTAGTGGACGACGACCCGCACATTCGCGAACTGGTGCGCATCTTTTTGCGCAACGACGGGTTCGAGATCGTGGAGGCGGAAAACGGCGTCGAGGCGCTGGAAAAAATGGAGTCGCCCGGCGCGGACCTGGTCGTGCTCGACATCATGATGCCGCAGATGGACGGCTGGGAGCTGTGCCGGCAGTTGCGCGAGCACTACGACATTCCGCTGCTCATGCTGACGGCAAAAGGCGAGACGGCGCAAAAAATCAAAGGCTTCGAGCTGGGGACGGACGACTACCTCGTCAAGCCGTTTGAGCCGGCGGAGCTTTTGGTGCGGGTAAAAGCGTTGCTCAAACGATACAAGATCGCCGCGTCGCACAAGGTGCAGGCAGGGCTGTTGCAGCTCGACCGCAAAACGTTTGAAATCGTGCAGGACAGCCGCTCGTGGACGATTCCGTTAAAAGAATTCGAGCTGTTGTTCAAGCTCGCGAGCTATCCGGGGCAAACGATTCCGCGCGAGCAGTTGATCGAGCAAATCTGGGGCTACGACTTTGAAGGCAACGAGCGGACGGTAGACGTGCATATCAATCGGTTGCGGGAACGTTTTCCGGAAGGGGAGTACGGCTTTCGGATTCGCACCGTGCGCGGCCTTGGCTATCGGCTGGAGGCAGACAAATGAGCAGAGAGCCAAGTGAAAAGCCAAGGCACAAATCCGGGCGAACGATGCCTTTGCACAAACACATCGGGCTGAAGCTGCTTGCGACTGTTGGAATCTTTGCCTTGCTGATGCTCTGCGGGGCAGTAGCTTACTGGAGCACGGGCCTCTTTTACCGCTATACAGGGCTTGCCCCGAGCGACTTTGTGCAAGCGGTGGTCCACGCAGTCGTCAGCTTTTGCTTTTTTATCCTCGCAGGGTTCACGATTTCCCACTTCATCCGCCCCCGGCATGTCGAGCTGTTTCAACTGCTGATCGACGCCTTGAGACGAATTGCCAAAGGAGACTTCAACGTCAATCTCGACGTCAAAATGGAGCGCCAATGGGGGCAGTTGGTGGAGGGCATCAACCATATGGCCGAGCAATTGCAGGCGATGGAGCAGATGCGCCAGGAGTTCATTTCCAACGTTTCCCACGAAATCCAGTCGCCGCTGACCTCGATCAGCGGATTTGCCCGCGCGCTGCAAAACGAGAGCCTGAGCCTGGCGGAGCGTCGGCACTACCTGGAGATCATCGAAACGGAGAGCAAGCGTTTGTCCAAAATTAGCGACAACCTGCTCAAGCTCACGTCGCTGGAGGGCAAGCACCATCCGGTCGAGCGCAAGCGCTATCGGCTGGACCAGCAGTTGCGCAGCATCATTTTGGCCTGTGAGCCGCTCTGGCTGGAAAAGGAGATCGAGCTGGAGATTGAGCTGGAAAAGGCGGAAATCGTCGCGGACGAAGACATGATGAGCCAGGTGTGGAACAACCTGCTCAGCAACAGCATCAAGTTCACCGAGCCTGGCGGCAAAATCAGCGTCAAGCTGCAATCGCTTCCCGGAGGCGCACAGGTGCAAATTTCCGATACGGGCATCGGGATCGCCAAAGAAAATTTGGAACGGATTTTCGAACGCTTTTTCAAGGAAGACAAGTCGCGCAACCGCGCCAAGGGCGGCAGCGGTTTGGGGCTGTCGATCGTGAAAAAAATTCTCGATCTGCACCAGGCGACGATCTCCGTGCAAAGCGAGCAGGGGCGCGGGACGACGTTTACGGTGACGTGGCAGGGGGAGTAGGGTCCTGTCCTCAAAGTGAGCAGAGCGCATTTAAAAGGCTGGGGACCTTTCTTGGCAAGCGACCTGGGATGAGACTTGCACGGCCGGGTGAGCAAGCGGCCGATTTTGGCTAGGCACTTCCTGCAAGGCGAACCGGGAGGCGATTGGATCATGAGCGGGTAGAGGAATTCATATAGCACCCCGCCACCGATGCAAACAGCGATCACCCTCTGCCTCTATATAATGAAACAAGACCTTGAGGACCGACACCTCTCAAGGTCTTGTTCGCATAGGCAAGAAGTCAGTTTTCGCCGTTTTCCGTTTACGCCCCAATGTACTTCGCATGCAGCGAACGGGCCACGCTGATCTCATCCGTTCCCTGGACGAGCACGCGTCCGTCCGGGAAGGCGACGAGCGTGTACGAGTCGACGTGGAAGCGGAGCAAAAATTTGTTTTGCTCAATTTTCCCGAGCGGAGCAAGCCGCTTGGCGAGGGCGTCGAGGTCGAGGGAGGCAGAAGCTCCGGGCGAGATTTGCACCGTATCCCGTCCGCAGAGCGAAACCGCTTGTCCATCCTGCGTCTCCGGCTGCAAAAATGCATACTCGTGCTTGCCGCACGTCGGGCAGTCGCTGCGGCGAGCATTGGCCACCTTGATTTGCGTGTGGCGATTTTGCCAGATTTCAAAATGCTCCAGGTTCAAATTGAGCGCATCCGTGGCTCCGACCAGCAGCTTGAACGCTTCGGTCGCCTGGTAGGAGGCGACGATGTGGATGATCGGACCGATGACCCCGGCGGTATCGCAAGTCGGCATTTCCCCCGGATTCGGAGCTTCCGGGAACAGACAGCGTAAACACGGCGTAATGCCGGGGCGGATGGTCGTAAACGTGCCCGTCGCGCTCACCGCACCGCCGTACACCCAAGGAATCCCGTGCTTCACGCAAACGTCGTTGACCAGATAGCGCACTTGAAAATTGTCTGTCGCATCGAGCACGAGATCGACGTCACGCAAAAGCTCCTCGGCGTTGTAAGCAGACAGGTCGGCGACGATCGGCTCAATCGTGACTTCCGAGTTGATTTTCGTCAGCTTGGCATGGGCCGCCATCGCTTTTGGCAAATGCTCGGCGGCGTCTGACTCGTCGTAGAGCATTTGTCGCTGCAGGTTGCTCGGTTCGACGAAATCGCGGTCAATGAGGCGCACAAAGCCGACTCCGGCGCGGACCATATGATTGGACAGCACCGTTCCGAGCGCGCCCATCCCGACGATGGCGACGCGGCTTTGCAACAGTTTTTCCTGGCCGCTGCGCCCGATCGGGTGAAACAGGAGCTGGCGGGAATAACGTGTATCCAAAGCGGTTACTCCTCCTTTCCTTCCGACATCGCCAGCGGATTCCACGGGCCTTGCTGATGGCCCTTCCATTCGCTGCCGTCCTCCCACATTTCTTTTTTCCAGATAGGGACGATTTGCTTCAGTCTTTCGATGGCGTAGCGCCCGGCTTCAAAAGACTCGTTGCGGTGCGGCGTTGCCACCGCGACGACGACGGCGATTTCTTCCACGGCCAAATCGCCGATGCGGTGGTGCATGGCGACTTGTGCTCCGGGCCAGCGTTCCTCGATCTCGGCTGCGACCTGCTTCATTTTTTCCACAGCCATTGGCTCGTACGCTTCATAGGACAGGTAGACCGTGCGCTGACCGTGCGTAAATTCGCGTACCGTTCCGACAAACGTCAAGATGGCGCCCGCGTGCGGGTTGCTCACCAGCCGCACGAGCTGGTCGGCAGACAGCGGCTCGCGGGTAATGGCAAAGCGCGGCACTTCCTCTCCGCCGCTGACAGGCGGCAAGAGCGCGATTTCGTCATCCGGGCTGATGACGCGATCAAAAGCAGCGTACTCGTGATTCATGGAAACAAAACAGCTACCGAGCAACGGCGCAAGCGCCGGATACTGCTCTCCGACTGCTTGCAGCAGGTCGCGCACGGTTGCCTGTTCTGGCAAAGTCAGTTCGATTTCGCGGACGTTGGCCCGCTCGGCCAGTCCGGCAAACAACAAGATGGTGATCGTCAAAGCAATTCCTCACTTCCGATTGGGATGACAGTTGTCTATGGGTTGACGATATCACAATCCGGCACGGATGCCAATGCGCGAAGGGGCTTGGGGACTTAGAGAGCGAAGCCTTTTTGGCTTACGTACAGCTCGTCTTCCGCAAACACGCGCCGCAGCCGATCGTACACGAGTCGATAGGCGTCCGGCTCCGCCCATGCTTCCAGCCCCAACTCGGCAAAAAGCGAGGGAACCCCGTTTTTCTTCGTACGCTTGCCGCCGCTGCCGTCGCCCATGTAAAAATCGTCAATGCAAACCCGTCCGACCAGCGGCCGCAGCAGGTCGGGAAAAGCTTCGCTGCTCGGCAAGACGGGTGCGATCGTCGCCTGTGTCGGGACGCCAGCCGCAGCCAATTCCCGAAGCGCCCGCAGCCGTGCGGCAATCGGAGGCGCTTGCGGCGAGAAATGTTTGCGGATTTCCTCCAGGTCCGTTTCCACCGTCATGCTGACGCGTACTCGCTCGCCCAGGCGGAGCAGCAGGTCCAGATCGCGCGTGACGAGCGGGCTGCGGGTCTGGACGAGCAAAAAGTCGGGCGGATGCTCCACCATCACTTCGAGTAGCGAACGCGTTACCTGCTCCCGATATTCAACGGGCTGGTAAGGGTCAGTGCTCGACGACATGAAAATGGAGACGGGCCCCTTCGCTTTTGCCCGCTGTAGCTCTTTGGCGAGCAGCGCGGCGGCTCCCGTCTTGATATCGACCCACGTCCCCCATTCGTGCCCGCGAAACAGCGAGACGGGCATCTGCCGCACATAGCAGTAAGAGCAGGCGAAGGAGCAGCCCGTGTACGGATTGAGCGAGTGCGTGTAATCGGTCAAAAATCCGGTTCCTTTATTGAGCAGCGTTTTTGGTTGCTTGTAAAAGAAAGTGCTGTTCACTTTTGTCCCTTCTTATTTTGCATCGTGAAAAATGATCCCCAGACTGTACCGCGTTCCCTGGGTGATCGTGCTGACGCCGTGGCGCAGCGTCGTTTTATAATAGCCGCGCGCTCCGGCTACAGGGCGATAGGCAGTCGGAAAAATCAAGCCTGCCCCCTGTTCCAAGGTTATCACATGTCCTCTGCTTTGCGCTCGCGGCCGTTGTTCGATCAGCAAAAATTGTCCGCCGCAAAAGTCGCTTTCCTGTTGGCTCAGGACGAAGACGACCTGAAAAGGAAAAAACACGTCGCCGTACATGTCCTGGTGCAGACAGTTGTAGCTGCCGGCCTCGTATTTCAGGAGCAAAGGCGTCGGGCGGGCCTGCCCGTGCTCGTGGCAACGGGCGAGAAAGGCGGACAGCGACGGAGGGTAGGCAGGCTGCTGTCCGAGCAGTGTGTTCCAGCGATTCGCCGTTTTGGCCAGCTCGGGATAAAAGCCCTCGCGCAACTGCTCCACTATGGGCGGCAGGGGAGCTTGATAATAACGGTACTCTCCGCTGCCGAAGCGGTATCGCGCCATGTTGATCGTCGCTCGGAAAAAGCGGTCTTCGCGATAGGTGGCGATCAGCTCCTGGCATTCTTCCGGTTGCAAGACGGGAGGGAGGACGGCAAAGCCTTGCTCGTCCAGACTGTGTTGCAACTGCTCCCAGGGGAGTAGGGCGATGCGTTTTGTCAGCGGCTCAGCCATGCTGCATCCCCCTTGCAAGACTTCCTTTTTCGAGCGCGATCAGCGCTGTTTTCATGTCCAGGCCGCCGCGATAGCCGGTGAGGCTGCCGTCTTTGCTGACGACCCGATGGCAAGGGACGGTCAAAAGCAGCGGATTGGCTCCGATCGCGGCTCCTACGGCCCTGACGGCGGCAGGCTTTTTGATGTGAGCGGCAATCTCGGAGTAAGTCGTCGTCTGCCCGTATGGAATGCGGCACAAAGCGTCCCAGACAGATAGCTGAAACGGCGTGCCCTCCAGATCGAGCGCAAGCGAGAATTGCTGCCGCGCCCCTTGCAAATATTCGCTGATTTCCGCCACATAGGGGGCGAGCTGCTCGTGATCCTGGACCAAAACATGGCCGGGTCTGCGACGAGCGAACCAATTGCTCAGCTCTGCGAACGGGCCGTTTTGGGAGCCGACGAAGCATAGCCCTTTGGCTGTGGCCGCGAGATGCAGGCTCCACTCTTGCAAAATGACTTTTGACCAGTAAACATGTTGTTTTTCCTTCATTGTGACAAACGCCTCCAGACCTTATCGTTTCCAGCACGCTTGCTGGTTGTTGTACGCACAGTATAGCTTCACCGCGGCGTTTTTGTACGAATTTGCGAGTAGAACAGCAAGATAATGAAGGAGAAGACGCATGCTACAAGTAGCTGGAGCAGTTGGCAGCGATGTTTCCATTGCTTTTCGCAAGCCGCGGGAGTAAGGTAGGAGTAGACAGATGACCGGTTTCAGCCAGGCTTTTCGGCTGTTTAACGGGATCGCATAGATGGAGGACGGATAGTTGCATGAACGATCAACTGACGCATTTTAATGAACAAAACCGTGCGCGGATGGTAGATGTCTCGGAAAAAGACATCACAAAACGGGAGGCTGTGGCAGAGAGCAAAATCGTCATGAAGCCGGAAACGCTCGCCCGCATTCGCGAAGGACGGGTAGAGAAAGGGGATGTGCTGGCAGTCGCACAGGTAGCGGGCGTCATGGCAGCGAAAAAGACGTGGGAAATCATCCCGATGTGCCATCCGCTTCCTTTGACCGGGATCGACATTCGCTTCGCTTTTGAAAACGAGACGACGCTTGCCCTGGAAGCATGTGTGCGGACGACGGGAAAAACGGGCGTGGAAATGGAAGCTTTGACGGCTGTCAGTGTCGCAGCTCTTACGGTGTACGATATGTGCAAGGCGATGGACAAAGGCATGGTAATCGGTCCGACTTGCTTGGTGAGCAAAACAGGCGGGAAAAGCGGCGATTTTCGTCGGGGAGAGAACTAAACCATGAAACAGAAATGGCAATCCTATCCGAGCAGCATTCGTCTTCTGGCGATTGCTGCGATCATTTTTTCTACCGGAATGGCTTGTATTTGGCCGCTTGTCACCATCTATATCCACGATTATTTAGGGAAGCCGCTGACCGTAGCGGGCTTTTTGCTGTTATTGAACCAGGGGGCTTTTTTGATCGGCAGCATCGCAGGTGGCATGCTGTTCGACCGTTGGGGGAAAATGCGCACGATCGTTTTTGCCTCGATCGGCGTCATTCTGATTTCCGTCGGGCTTGGCGTCACGCATGACTTTACGCTGTACACGATCTTGTTGTTGCTGAACGGGCTGTTTTACGGCACGCTCTCTCCGGTGATGAATGCACTCGCTGTCGTGCTGTGGCCGGAAGGCGGGCGCAAAGGGATCAACATGATCTACGTCGCGCTCAACGCCGGGGTGGCGGCTGGCTCTGCCCTCGGCGGCTTGCTGGCGAGCATTTCGTTTGCCTGGACGTTTTTTGGCAACGCGATCTCGCAAGTCATCGTGCTCGTCATGTTCGTGCTCATTTTGCCTCGGCAGCTCAAGGCAGTTGCAGAGCGGGGCTATCGGGCGGAGCAAGCCAATACCGCAGGCACTCCCGCCGCTGCTGTCCAAAGCGCTGCCAAGCCGAAGCCAGTTGAGGCGCTTTCGCCGCTACAGCAACTGCCGACGAAAAAAGTGGCGTGGGGCGCCCTACTGCTCTTGTGCAGCGGGCTGTTAATCAGTTGGATTGTCTACGTCCAGTGGACGACGGTGTTGTCGACCTACATGCAATCGTTGGGCATTTCCTTGCGTCAGTACAGCTTGCTCTGGACGATCAACGGCGGCCTGATTTTGTTCGGCCAGCCGCTGATCGCCTGGGTCATTGGCCGCTTCGCCCGCACGCTGCGAGCGCAGATGCTGCTCGGCTCCTACGTGTTCGTGCTGTCGATGCTGATTTTGTCGCAGACGACCTCCTACGCCGGCTTTGTCGCCGGGATGTTCATCATGACGCTTGGAGAAATGCTCGTCTGGCCGGCCGTGCCTGCCGTGGCAGCAGAGTTTACGCCACAGGGGCGAGAAGGCTTCATCCAAGGGCTGATCTCCGGCACAGGCTCTGCGGGACGCATGCTCGGCCCATTGCTCGGAGCGGTCATTTTCCAGCATTTTCAGGCACAAGGACTTTTGTACATCATGGCGGGGCTGGCGCTAATGTCTGTCGCGTTTTTCGCCCTGCACAGCTCGTTTCAAGGTCGCACCCGAAAAGTGCCAGCCGCGACCGTAGAAAAGATGTAGCCAGGAAAAATTCGCGGGCCTCGCGAAGCGTCTTGACACGTTCGGAGCCCGCAATGTAGTATGAAGAAGATTAAAAACAGTATATTCCGTGTGATTTACTTATGAAGAGAGGCGGAGGGACTGGCCCTATGAAGCCCGGCAGCGGATCTGCGCGCTTGCGCGTTGCAGATGCTGTGCCAATTCCAGCAGGATAATTCCTGACAGATAAGGACGTGACCAAGCTGATCTCCCCCTTTTTCTGTACGGAAAGAGGGGGTTTTTGCTGTACATTGGCCTAAAAAGAAAGGAACTGAAGACAGATGCGCATCCAACCTTCCGACATGATTGATCGGCTCCCGACCCAGTTTTTTGCGACATTGGTGGCAAAAGTAAACAAAGTCATCGCTTGTGGGCATGACGTCATTAATCTGGGCCAAGGAAACCCGGACCTGCCTACGCCGCCGCACATTGTGGAAGAGCTGAAGGCACAGGCAGAAAATCCGCTGCATCACAAATACCCGCCATTTTCCGGCCGACTGGAGCTGAAGCAGGCAGTCGCGCACTGGTACAAGCAACAATTTGACGTGGACCTCGACCCGGAGGAAGAGGTGGCGATCCTGTTCGGAAGCAAAACCGGCCTCGTGGAAATTTGCCAGGTGCTGATG
It includes:
- a CDS encoding MFS transporter gives rise to the protein MKQKWQSYPSSIRLLAIAAIIFSTGMACIWPLVTIYIHDYLGKPLTVAGFLLLLNQGAFLIGSIAGGMLFDRWGKMRTIVFASIGVILISVGLGVTHDFTLYTILLLLNGLFYGTLSPVMNALAVVLWPEGGRKGINMIYVALNAGVAAGSALGGLLASISFAWTFFGNAISQVIVLVMFVLILPRQLKAVAERGYRAEQANTAGTPAAAVQSAAKPKPVEALSPLQQLPTKKVAWGALLLLCSGLLISWIVYVQWTTVLSTYMQSLGISLRQYSLLWTINGGLILFGQPLIAWVIGRFARTLRAQMLLGSYVFVLSMLILSQTTSYAGFVAGMFIMTLGEMLVWPAVPAVAAEFTPQGREGFIQGLISGTGSAGRMLGPLLGAVIFQHFQAQGLLYIMAGLALMSVAFFALHSSFQGRTRKVPAATVEKM
- the moaC gene encoding cyclic pyranopterin monophosphate synthase MoaC codes for the protein MNDQLTHFNEQNRARMVDVSEKDITKREAVAESKIVMKPETLARIREGRVEKGDVLAVAQVAGVMAAKKTWEIIPMCHPLPLTGIDIRFAFENETTLALEACVRTTGKTGVEMEALTAVSVAALTVYDMCKAMDKGMVIGPTCLVSKTGGKSGDFRRGEN
- a CDS encoding ThiF family adenylyltransferase — protein: MDTRYSRQLLFHPIGRSGQEKLLQSRVAIVGMGALGTVLSNHMVRAGVGFVRLIDRDFVEPSNLQRQMLYDESDAAEHLPKAMAAHAKLTKINSEVTIEPIVADLSAYNAEELLRDVDLVLDATDNFQVRYLVNDVCVKHGIPWVYGGAVSATGTFTTIRPGITPCLRCLFPEAPNPGEMPTCDTAGVIGPIIHIVASYQATEAFKLLVGATDALNLNLEHFEIWQNRHTQIKVANARRSDCPTCGKHEYAFLQPETQDGQAVSLCGRDTVQISPGASASLDLDALAKRLAPLGKIEQNKFLLRFHVDSYTLVAFPDGRVLVQGTDEISVARSLHAKYIGA
- a CDS encoding sensor histidine kinase, with product MSREPSEKPRHKSGRTMPLHKHIGLKLLATVGIFALLMLCGAVAYWSTGLFYRYTGLAPSDFVQAVVHAVVSFCFFILAGFTISHFIRPRHVELFQLLIDALRRIAKGDFNVNLDVKMERQWGQLVEGINHMAEQLQAMEQMRQEFISNVSHEIQSPLTSISGFARALQNESLSLAERRHYLEIIETESKRLSKISDNLLKLTSLEGKHHPVERKRYRLDQQLRSIILACEPLWLEKEIELEIELEKAEIVADEDMMSQVWNNLLSNSIKFTEPGGKISVKLQSLPGGAQVQISDTGIGIAKENLERIFERFFKEDKSRNRAKGGSGLGLSIVKKILDLHQATISVQSEQGRGTTFTVTWQGE
- a CDS encoding 2OG-Fe(II) oxygenase: MAEPLTKRIALLPWEQLQHSLDEQGFAVLPPVLQPEECQELIATYREDRFFRATINMARYRFGSGEYRYYQAPLPPIVEQLREGFYPELAKTANRWNTLLGQQPAYPPSLSAFLARCHEHGQARPTPLLLKYEAGSYNCLHQDMYGDVFFPFQVVFVLSQQESDFCGGQFLLIEQRPRAQSRGHVITLEQGAGLIFPTAYRPVAGARGYYKTTLRHGVSTITQGTRYSLGIIFHDAK
- a CDS encoding ABC transporter ATP-binding protein, with the translated sequence MREQTNDNRTKLGDWRPFFQLIMQTKPSKLKIGVALFMSVATTLVSLVIPLFTKDLVDSFTLSSISRGQIVLLMVAFIAQAIASGLSIYLLNHVGQSIVAALRDRLWKKLLVLPVSYYDNHRTGETISRMTNDTGVVKGLISEHLASFFTGIIAIIGSVATLLYLDWQMTLTMLIAVPLSVAILVPLGRQMYKISKGLQDETASFTTIMNQVLSEVRLVKASNAEPHEYEAGKKGIANLFRFGLKEGQVQAMIAPLISFVLMVLLVVIMGYGGMRVASGALSAGELVAFILYLVQIIMPMGQFTQFFTQLQKAMGATERIIATLEEPEEDHQSGRTVENAALPIVVENVSFSYENGENILDNVSFTIPAGKVSAIVGPSGSGKTTLFSLVERFYKPDSGVIRLGSDPIDAFSLASWRSKIGYVSQESPLIAGTIRENICYGISREVTEAELKQAAAMAYADQFIDELPDGYETQVGERGVKLSGGQRQRIGIARALLRDPQILMLDEATSSLDSKSEIIVQKALQNLMKGRTTLVIAHRLSTVVDADQIIFLEKGKITGMGTHEQLFDSHDMYRELASQQLLMKERMLTT
- a CDS encoding response regulator transcription factor; the encoded protein is MTRIMVVDDDPHIRELVRIFLRNDGFEIVEAENGVEALEKMESPGADLVVLDIMMPQMDGWELCRQLREHYDIPLLMLTAKGETAQKIKGFELGTDDYLVKPFEPAELLVRVKALLKRYKIAASHKVQAGLLQLDRKTFEIVQDSRSWTIPLKEFELLFKLASYPGQTIPREQLIEQIWGYDFEGNERTVDVHINRLRERFPEGEYGFRIRTVRGLGYRLEADK
- a CDS encoding methylated-DNA--[protein]-cysteine S-methyltransferase yields the protein MKEKQHVYWSKVILQEWSLHLAATAKGLCFVGSQNGPFAELSNWFARRRPGHVLVQDHEQLAPYVAEISEYLQGARQQFSLALDLEGTPFQLSVWDALCRIPYGQTTTYSEIAAHIKKPAAVRAVGAAIGANPLLLTVPCHRVVSKDGSLTGYRGGLDMKTALIALEKGSLARGMQHG
- a CDS encoding SPL family radical SAM protein encodes the protein MNSTFFYKQPKTLLNKGTGFLTDYTHSLNPYTGCSFACSYCYVRQMPVSLFRGHEWGTWVDIKTGAAALLAKELQRAKAKGPVSIFMSSSTDPYQPVEYREQVTRSLLEVMVEHPPDFLLVQTRSPLVTRDLDLLLRLGERVRVSMTVETDLEEIRKHFSPQAPPIAARLRALRELAAAGVPTQATIAPVLPSSEAFPDLLRPLVGRVCIDDFYMGDGSGGKRTKKNGVPSLFAELGLEAWAEPDAYRLVYDRLRRVFAEDELYVSQKGFAL
- a CDS encoding molybdenum cofactor biosynthesis protein — translated: MTITILLFAGLAERANVREIELTLPEQATVRDLLQAVGEQYPALAPLLGSCFVSMNHEYAAFDRVISPDDEIALLPPVSGGEEVPRFAITREPLSADQLVRLVSNPHAGAILTFVGTVREFTHGQRTVYLSYEAYEPMAVEKMKQVAAEIEERWPGAQVAMHHRIGDLAVEEIAVVVAVATPHRNESFEAGRYAIERLKQIVPIWKKEMWEDGSEWKGHQQGPWNPLAMSEGKEE